A stretch of the Ostrea edulis chromosome 9, xbOstEdul1.1, whole genome shotgun sequence genome encodes the following:
- the LOC125657786 gene encoding uncharacterized protein LOC125657786, with translation MQMLFATFTSAKVITGTRQNDEGNADRLRLKEDAVPSILIPGEEVSAPSPRQLRFKRRHQPLEEPDIMAMGVEQEVVIDHTVKTGQADQTPTEIQDLGGKVVQNPFAMKCSIENFKDNADAVSYYTGFSNYDQFMIFYHCLGPCVNELDYKCLKEMNIWPSQETVQDCMPSNFAEKFANTMVILDATEISVEKPSDVNAQSITWSNYKHSNTIKAMIGVTPRGAVSYVSDAYGGSASDRMIIERSDLLKDGMFEKGDSIMADRGIMVQDLFANKDVQVNTPTFLKAKETK, from the exons ATGCAGATGTTGTTTGCCACCTTCACTTCCGCGAAAGTTATTACAGGGACACGTCAG aATGACGAAGGGAATG ctGACCGCCTTCGCCTTAAAGAAGATGCTGTTCCTTCCATTCTGATCCCGGGGGAGGAAGTTTCTGCCCCAAGCCCAAGGCAGTTAAGATTTAAGAGGAGACACCAACCACTGGAGGAACCTGACATTATGGCCATGG gtGTAGAGCAAGAAGTGGTTATAGATCATACAGTAAAGACTGGGCAGGCTGATCAAACACCAACAGAAATCCAGGATCTAGGGGGAAAAGTTGTGCAAAATCCCTTTGCTATGAAATGTtccattgaaaattttaaagataatgCAGATGCTGTTTCGTATTACACTGGTTTCAGTAATTACGATCAGTTTATGATATTTTATCACTGTCTTGGTCCATGTGTGAATGAATTAGATTACAAATGT TTAAAGGAAATGAACATATGGCCATCACAAGAGACAGTTCAAGATTGTATGCCTTCAAATTTTGCAGAGAAGTTTGCAAACACTATGGTTATACTGGATGCCACCGAAATATCAGTTGAGAAGCCGTCTGACGTCAATGCTCAGTCTATCACTTGGTCAAATTATAAGCATAGCAATACTATAAAGGCAATGATTGGAGTGACTCCCAGAGGGGCTGTGTCATATGTTTCCGATGCTTATGGTGGGTCTGCAAGTGATAGAATGATTATTGAAAGATCTGATTTATTGAAAGATGGTATGTTTGAGAAAGGCGACAGCATCATGGCTGATCGAGGCATCATGGTGCAAGATCTCTTTGCTAACAAGGATGTTCAAGTAAATACTCCAACATTTTTGAAAG CAAAAGAGACTAAATGA